The Streptomyces sp. NBC_00335 DNA window GATGTGAAACATCAAATATACGCAGGCAAACACCCCGGCCGTCAATCGGTCCGGGGTGTTTTTGCGTAGCGGCGGCGATATGCGAGCGGTATCGCCCGGTGATTACTCGGTTGGCAGCATGCGGACCTTCTGGTCGTCCAGGTCGTAGCGTGCGACCGCCACGGCGAGCCGGCCGGTGGCTATCCTGCGGGCCAGGTCCGGCTCCGCCGCCAGCAGGCCCCGGGTCCGGCGCGCGTGGGCATCGATGGTGGCGGCGACACGGGCCTCCCCGTGCTGACCGTGGTCGATGGAGGGCCGGATCTGCTCGGCCAGGTACCGGATGTGGGCGGGCAGCTCGGTACCCGTCTCCTCCGCGTGGACCGCGGCGCCGACGGCCCCGCACGACTGGTGGGCGAGGACCAGGACCAGGGGGACGCCGAGCTCCAGGACCCCGTACGCGATGCTGCCGAGCACCGCCTCGTCCAGCACCTCGCCCGCCGCGCGTACGGTCAGCAGGTCTCCGAGCCCCTGGTCGAAGACGAGCTCCGGCGGGACCCGGGAGTCGACGCAGCCCAGCACGATCGCGAAGGGGTGCTGTTCCCGCGCCACTTGGAGGCGTACGGAACGCGACTCGTGCGGGTGCTGCTGGCGGTACGCCGCCCAGCGCCGGTTGCCGGCCGCCAGGCGCCGCAGCGCCTCCTGCGGGGTCTGCGGACGGGCCCCGTCCAAGCCTCCCGCGGAGGCCTCGGAGGCGGAGGCCGGGAAGACGGAGCCGAGCCCGAGGACGGACCCGGCGGCCGCCGACCCGGCCAGGGCGGTGCGCAGGAGAACGCGACGACTGGGTGAACTGGCGGAAGGCGCCTGTGTGTTCGAGGACATTCGGGGACGTTAACCCCGCACCGGTCCCGCGCGACCGCCCCCGGACGGAAATGGCGGGTTCCTCCCGGAGCCCGGCGCGATCGGGCCGACGGAGTTGTAGGGACCGCCCGCGGCCGCCCCGTTTCACTGGTCGATCACCCGGAAGGCGCGGACCGCCGGACGTCGGATGCGAATCGGCGCCCAGACCG harbors:
- a CDS encoding carbonic anhydrase, giving the protein MSSNTQAPSASSPSRRVLLRTALAGSAAAGSVLGLGSVFPASASEASAGGLDGARPQTPQEALRRLAAGNRRWAAYRQQHPHESRSVRLQVAREQHPFAIVLGCVDSRVPPELVFDQGLGDLLTVRAAGEVLDEAVLGSIAYGVLELGVPLVLVLAHQSCGAVGAAVHAEETGTELPAHIRYLAEQIRPSIDHGQHGEARVAATIDAHARRTRGLLAAEPDLARRIATGRLAVAVARYDLDDQKVRMLPTE